One Arcobacter sp. FWKO B genomic window, AAGAAGAACAAGCTATTATTGATGCTGGTGCAGCTTTGGAAGAGGTACTAAAAAATGAAAATGCAACAAAAGAAGAAATTGATGCAAAAGTACAAGCTCTAACAGCTGCAAGTCATAAACTAGCTGAAGCTATGTACAAAAAAGAGCAAGGCGGATGTGCAGATGGAAGTTGTAACCCAAATGACAAAAAAAAGAAAAAAGATGACGATGTAATTGACGCAGAAGTTGAGTAATTAAAAAAAGGATGAAGGACGAATGTTTGAAGGAAAAACAAATTCTTATCACTCCTTCACCCTTCACCCTTAGCTCCTAAACTACCATATCTAAAAATAAAAGTATTATTTTTATTAAGTTATTATTATTTTGCATATATAATTTAAACTTATTTCTGATAAAATTTTCCAATGAAAAAAATATATATATCCTTATTTATAATATTATGTATAACACTACTTATAATCATCTATAAAGTTAGTCAAAAAATAGATGAAAAAAATCATCTAGCAGTATATGACAATATCAACAAAGTCCTAAACTTTCATATTCATGAAGAAGAAAAATTGGCTTTATCTATAGCATTGTCTTCAAGCAAGAATGATGCGGTCAAGGAAGCATTGGTAAATGAAGATGAAGATAAAGCATATGCTATTTTACAAGATAGTATTTCATACCTAACCCAATTTATAGAGTCTAAAAATCTCTATTCTCAGATTTTAACTAAGGATTTATTTGTTCTTGCACGAAGTTGGGATCAGTTATATAGCGGGATGCCACTTGAGTACTTTAGGGAAGATTTATATGAGGTGATAACAACCTACAAGCCAAAAGTTGAGATTGAAGTTGGAAGACTTTTAAGTATCAAGGCAACATCGCCTATTATATACGAAGAAGATGTATTAGGTATGTTTGAAATAGTAGTTTTGCTTGATACTATTGTTGAACAATTGAGACGGTTAAATATAGAATTATTACCGATAATGAATACAGTTTATTTGGATAAAGCATATCTTATGGAACTCAATGAAGCTGTTCAAAAAGAGTATGTATTGGTAAATAAGAATTATAATATAAAAAGCTTAGAGATATTAAATAAACTCTCTTCAAATGAATTTATTGAACTTAAAAATGATAATTTCTTAATTAAAGATGGCTATTATATCTCAAGTTATCCTATGAAAAATTCAAAAAACAAAGAATTAGGTAAGTTTGTTGTAATGATAGGATATGCTGATATAAATGAACTTTGGAATTTACAAAACTCTTTTATAAAAAATATCATTGATATGAGTAGTACAAAAGAAGATATTTATAATTATGTAAAATACAAGGATAAAAATCTTTTTATGAATATTGACAAGGGTTATATTGCAAATATAAAAGATTTGGTTGACCAAAATGATCTTGTTGAGTTTGAGGAAGTGGCTTTTCATAAACTTTCTAATCTTTCAAAAGAAGAATTGATTAATTTTATTTTACAAAAACCCAAGTTAAAGAATATAAGAGGTGATATAAAATGAATATATTATTACTAGAAGATGAATACTCTTTGCGTAAATCTATTAAAGAATTATTGGAAGATGTTGGATATTTAATAGATGATTATGCAAATGGTGATGATGCATACGATGCAATTTTTAGCAAAACATATGACCTTTTAATACTTGATGTTAATGTTCCTGGAATTAAGGGTTTTGAGCTACTTGAAAAGATAAGGCAAGATGGTATTGAAACTCCAGTAATCTTTACAACATCTTTGACTGATATAGATGATGTAACAAGGGCATTTGGTAGTGGGTGTTGTGATTATTTAAAAAAGCCCTTTGATATGGCTGAACTTAGACTAAGGGTTGAGAATGCATTAAAGCATAATTTTAAATATATAAAAAAAGAGATACCTCTTTCAAGTGGATATGTGTATGATACACAATGTTTTGCATTAAAAAAAGATGGTATTATTTTACAATTATCCAAAACTGAGAAAATGCTAATAGAACTTTTTATAAAACACAAAAATCAAATTGTAACACCAGATATGATTGTATATTATATTTGGGCAGATGAAATTGTAGACCCTGCTAATGTAAGAGTACAGGTCAATAATCTTCGTAAAAAACTTGATAAAGATTTGATAGTTAATGTAAGAGGCTTAGGATATAAACTTGAATCTTCAAATTGATGAAAATAAATTCTTAAAACATTATGCTGTTTTGTATACTGCAATAATTACTTTGATATTGCTTTTGCCATTATTTGTGTATACAAAACATTTGTATACACTACAAGATGTAAAATCAGAGATAGAATTAAAAAATATAGCATATGATATTATATCTGAGATAGAAAAGTTTGGATTTTCTAATATGGTGGATACTTTTATTTATCCTAGGTATAAAAACTATAAATCGGGACTTTTTGATACAAATAAGAATCCTGTATTTTCATTATTGGATACAAAACCAAAATTAAATATGCAACTTGGATACTCAAAGCAAGGGCTTAAAAGGATATATACAATAGAGTTTCCCCATTTGAGATATTTTAATGCGAGATATCTTATTGTAGAGAGTGATTTTGATTATATGCCTATATTAAAAGATTTTTTGATAGTTTTGTTTTCTATTATCGTCATTTCTTTTTTATTGTCTTTTATAATTTTAAAAAGTTTTGCTAAACCTTTTTCTAGGATAAACAAAGCATTAGATGGCTTTATTAAAGATTCTATGCATGAGATAAATACTCCATTATCTATTATCAATATAAATGTTGATATATTTAGTGAGAAGTTTGGAATAAATAAGTATTTATCAAGAATAAAGTCTGCTTCTAAGATGTTATCTACTATTTATAATGATATGGACTATCTTGTTAAGGAACAAAATATGTTTTATCGTCAAAAAGAAAATATAGATTTTTCAAATATATTGATGAAAAGTATAGATTATTTTCAAGATATAGCAGAATTAAAGGCTATAAAAATTGAATATGAAATCCAAAGTGACATACATTATCCTTTTGTACAAGCTAAATTACAAAAGATTATTGACAATAATCTATCAAATGCAATTAAGTATTCCAAAGAAGAGTCCAAGGTTATAATAAGGCTTTTAAAAAAAGAAGAGTATATTTTATTGGAGTTTGAGGATTTTGGTATAGGTATCAAATCACCAGAAAAGATTTTTAGTAGGTTTTACAGAGAAAATCATACAAAAGGTGGCTTTGGTATAGGGCTTAATATTGTTAATAGAATAACACAAGAAGAAAATATAAAAGTTGAACTTAAAAGCGAGTATGGGCATGGTTCTATCTTTTCTTATAAATTCCCACTAAATTAAATATAAATTTATTTAAATCAAACAAATTTTTACACTGTTTTTACACTACTTTGTTAAACTTCATTTTGAATTAACACAAAGGAGAAGTAGTAATGATGACTAGAAAAAAACTTTTTGTTTTTTGTTGGTCTTTAGCCGTTATAGCTTATGCCAATGGTTTTGCAGATTTAAATGCATCTCAAAAGATAGAAGTAGAGATGCCAGATGCAAAAGCTATTTTGGATAAAGATTGGTTAAAAGAAACAAGAACTTATGTTATGCCTGATAAATGTGTCACAAAAGACAGTAAGAGTATTAAAAGAGGAGAGTTTTTCTTTCATAATCTCTCTGGGGCAACAGTTTCAAAAGCCTCAGTACCTGAAGGTGTAGCTACTGAAGATGGGAAAAATATCAAACCTTATGGTAACTGTGTGGCATGTCATAATATAGAAAATGCAATAGGTGCTGGTAATATTGGTCCAGATTTGACTGGTTATAAAGCAAACTTTGTTGATAGTGGTGTAAGAGATGCAAAGTGGGTATATCAAAAGATTGCAGATCCAAGGGTAGATAGTCCTCATACTTATATGATAGTTAGTGGAACTACTGGATTATTCAATGAAGAAGAAATGTGTGATTTGGTTTCATATTTATTAAGAGATTAAGGAGTTTTTATGGAAAGAAGAAATTTTTTTAAAGGTTTTATGGTTGGTGGAGTTGTATTAGCTGTTGCACCAAGTTTTTCATTGGCACAAGAGTCAAAGCCACAAGCTGGAAAGTATGCTATGAGTCTAGAAGATGCTGAGAAGGTGATTACTGGTGGTAAAAAAACAATCGAAAGTGACAAAATAAAATTAGAAGTTCCTGAGATTGCAGAAAATGGTAGAGTTGTACCTGTAAAAGTGACAATAGATTCACCTATGAGTAAAGATGATTATATACAAGTTATAAATGTATTGAGTTCAAAAAATGGTAATTCAAGATGTGCAAATGTGTTTCTGACTCCATCAAGTGGTGAAGCATACTTTTCTACGAGAATTAAGCTAGGTGGAACACAAGATGTTGTTGTTATCGCTCAAACAAGTAAAGGTGAGTTCTTAAGACTAGCTAAAAATGTAAAAGTTACTATTGGTGGTTGTGGTTGATTTGAATCTTAATCACTAACAAAAAATATAAAAATACTAATCAAGGAGAATAAAATGGCTGATGTAAAAGCAATGTTAAAAGTTAAACCTAAAAACCCAAAAATAGGAGAAGTGGCAAGTATAAGCTTAATGGCTATGCACCCTATGGAAACTGGACAAACAAAAAATAAAGAAACTGGTGAATTAATTCCTGCACATTTTATAAGTGAGATAGAGTTTTTATTCAATTCTAAAGCGATTGCAAAAATTATAAGTTGGGAAACAATTTCAGCAAATCCATTCTATGAGGTTAATATGAGAGTAGAAGAAGCTGGTGAATTAAAAGTTATATTTAAAGACAATAATGGTCATAGTCAAACACTAACAACTGCTTTAAAAGTAGGATAATCTCATTTTAAGAAAGGACTTAATGATGAAGAAGTTTAAATTTATTAGTATAGCATCAGCTTTACTGATTGCATTACCATATGTTTTTGCTCAACAATATTCAATGAGTGATGCAGATAGAGCAATGTATGAAGAATTAAAAGAAAATAATCCAGCAGAATTAGACGCTGCTTATGGTGAGTCTATATTTGAATCTAGTGTTGGAGGAGAGAGTGGTTTAGCAAAAAGTCTTGGGGTAAGTGGAGATAAATTGTATCAATATATTGCTTCATTTCCAAGATATTCTCAAAAAGCTGGCAAAGTTATAGGGCTAGACCAAGCTATACAAATAGCAATGGTAGAAAATGGTCAAAAACCGTATAAACTTTCTAGCAAAGAAATGGTATCTTTGTATTTGTATGTAAAGTCTTTAGCAAATGGAGAAAAACTTACAATGGATAAAGACGCAAATAAAGAGATGAAAGAAGCATATGCTCTTGGAGAAAAAATGTGGTGGGCTAAAAGGGGTGCTAGAGGTTTAAGTTGTGCTGATTGTCATGAGTTGTCACCAAAAGGTGCTGCTGGTATGATTTTAAGAACACAACTTTTACCTATTGTTTCTGATGAGAGTGCAAATAGTGCTGGTACATGGCCTGCTTATAGAATGGAGATGTCAGGACTTGTGACATTACAAGGTAGATTTAAACAATGTATGAATAATTCTTTACAAGCAAAAATCCCTGAAGGTTCAGCAGAAATGGTAGCTTTGGAAGTTTATGTAACAAATATGAATAAAGGTATGACTGTAGAGCTACCTGGATTAAAAAGATAGGTGGTGTAATATGGAAGTAACAAGAAGAGATTTTATGCAACTAGCAGCAATGCTAGGTGCAGGTGCAATGGTTGGGGGAAATTCTCTTTTTGCATCAAATGCTATAAGACCTTCTGATTTGACACTATCAAAACTTTTGGATTTCCCAAGTGTAGGTAATGTATCAATATTACATATATGCGACTTGCATGCACACTTAAAGCCACTTTATTGGAGAGAGCCATCTACTCTTTTATCCGCACCTTCTTTGGTTGGTAATCCAGGATTTATTTGTGGACAAGAGTTTTTAAACTATTATAATGGAAAACAAAATACTTTGGATGCTTATTTTGATACATATCTTAATTTTGATGAACTTGGGAAAAAGTTTGGAAAAATGGGTGGAGTAGCTCATATAAAAACTATAGCAAATGAGGTTAGAAGGGATAGAGGTGCTGAAAATGTCCTTTTTGTTGATAGTGGTGATACTTGGCAAGGAACAGCAGTAGCTCTTAAGAGTAGGGGAGAAGCCATAGTAGAAGCACAAAATTTACTTGGTATTGATGTGATGGTTGGGCATTGGGAATTTACCTATGGTAAAGAAAGAGTTATGGAATTGATTGAAAAATTCAATGGTGATTTTATTGCTCAAAATGTCATTGATAATGATACCTTTAGTGATACTTTTGAAGAGACAGTATTTAAACCATATACAGTAAAAATAGTTGGTGGACACAAAATAGGTTTAGTTGGGCAGGCATTTCCATTTACAAGTACTGCAAATCCAGCTCATTTTACAGAAGGATGGAGTTTTGGGCTTAGAATAGATACTATCCAAAAATATGTAAATGAGCTGAGAGATAAAGAAAAAGTAGATGCTGTTATTATGCTAAGTCATGATGGATTTAGTGTTGATCAAGAGATAGCTAGACAAGTAAATGGTATTGACTTTATATTAAGCGGTCATACACATGATCCTTCTCCTAGACCTATAATAGTAAATAATACTAAGATTATTATATCTGGTAGTCACGGTAAATATATAAGTAGACTTGATTTGGATATAAAGAATCATAAAGTAGTTGATTATAGTTATAAGTGTATCCCTGTAGCTAGTAGCATAATACCAGCTGACCAACAAGTAAATCAGTTTATTGACAAAGTATATGCACCATACAATAATGAATTAAATGAAGTATTAGGAATAACCAAAAATACTCTTTATAAAAGGGATACTTTTTTTTCCACATTTGATGCATTGATAGGTAATGCTATAATGGATACTATGGATAGTGAGATATCATTTACTCCAGGTTATAGATGGGGAACTACTGTTCTTGGAGGAGATAAGATAACTATGGATAATGTATATGATATGACCGCAATTACTTATCCAGAAGTATATACATTTGAATTAAAAGGTACTCAAATAAAGAATCTTTTGGAAGATATTGCAGATAATGTATTCAATCCAAATCCTTTATATCAACAAGGTGGTGATATGAGTCGTTTAGGTGGTATACATTATGATATAAAAATAGGTGCACAAGCTGGTAAAAGAATAGGTAATATCAAGGTAAATGGCAAATCACTTGATGATGGAAGATCATACAAAATTTCAGCTTGGGGTGGAAATCTACAAAATGCTGGTCATAATCTTCAAGAATCTAAAATTGCACCAGTATATGATGTGACTGCACAGTATATAAAACGACAATCTATGATTGATATTAAAACAAGTGATACTAATGTTAATATAGTTGATTTTAATACTGGGTGTCCATCAAAGATATAGTCAATCTCGACATAAAAAGGGTTGTAAAATGAAGTTTATAATTGGTATTTTAATTAGTGTAAATCTCTTGTTTGGCTTTAGTTATAATCTTGAACCTAAGGCAGTAAATAATGATATTTACTGCTTCTTTGGTGATGTTAAAGAACCAAATAAACACAATAATGGATTTATGGTCAATTCTTGCTATATAAAAGAAGATGGTTTTTATATAGTAGTAGATTCAGGACCGACATATATATTTGCTAAAGAATCATTTGAAGCTATGAAAAAGATTGATGATTTACCAGTAAAATATGTAATCAACACACATTCTCACGATGACCACTTTCTAGGCAATGGATACTTTAAGTCTTTAGGGGCTGTTATTTATGCATCTGAAAAGTTTCATGAAAATAGAAATGACGGAAGGATGCATGAACACATTTTGCCAGAGGCTTTTGATGGTACAACAACTGTGTTACCAGATAAATATCTTACAAATGCTGAAGAGATAATTTTAGGTACTACAAAAATTATCAATAAAGGGCTACATGGACATAGTACGAGTGATATAATAGTTTATAATGAAAAATCTAAAACTATGCTAGTTGGAGATTTGGTTTTTAATGAGAGAGTATTGGCTCTTAGAGATGGTACAATAAAAGGTTGGCTTGATTATATAGAGTTTTTTAAAGCATACGATTATGAGTATTTAATAGGTGGACATGGACATGATACATCAAGACAGAGTTATATTTTTACTAAAGATTATTTGACTAGATTGGAAAATGAGGTACGAAAAGCTATTGAGATGGGTGATGGCATAGATGAAAGTGCAAAAATAATTAAGTTTGATGATTTTTCAGACTATGCACTATATGAAGAGTTACATTCAAAAAATGTGTTTAAAGCATATCAGCTTTTAGAATGGGAGTGATATTATGAGAATACTCGTCTTGCTTTATGTATTAGTTATTGTTTTAAATGCACAGATGGTATATTCAGATCCTAATCCAAGCTTTGAAAATCCAAGAAAAATGATAGTACAAATATCAAGTGATTCGGAAGAAGATATTCACCATATTTTAGGAAGTATAAATAACATAATCAAAGAATATCCAACAGGCACAATAGAAGTGGCAGTAATTTGTTATTACAATGGGATTAGAGTATTGCAGAAAAATGAAATTGAAGAGATAAAAGTTAGAATAAAATCCCTTCAGTCATATGATGTTGAGTTTATAGCTTGTGAAAATACTATGTTCTCAAAAAAACTTACAAGAGAGAGTTTTATTGATAATATAGGATTTGTAAAAGCTGGACTTGCTGAAGTTTTGGAAAGAGTTGTTGCAGGTTGGGTTAATATAAGACCTTAAAGATATACTAAAGGAGAGATGATGAGAAAGATAATATTAAGTATGATATTTATATCAACTTTTATGTTCGCTGATGATATTTATATATATTCTATAGATAATAAAGATGCTAAGATTACACCTAGTGTGATTGAAGAGGCATTTAAAAAAGCTGGTTTTCATATATCAGAAAATAGAGATATGAATGATCCTTTTCTTAAGCAATTTGGCGATACTGATTTTAGTGTATATAATCTTTTTACAGTGATAAATGTTAATATGATAAAAACTCTTTTGTCAAAAGCACCTCAATCTGGGGCATTTGCACCACAAAGTATGTCTATTTGGACAAACAAAGGTGATACTAGCTTAAATATTGCATTTTTAAGCAAAGAAGCTATGGCAAATATTCTATCCATAAATACTTCCACACAAGAGATAAATGATAATGAAAAGTTAATCAAATCTGTTGTTGAGAGCGTAATGAAGGGTGGAAGTTACAAAAAGGTATCATATCAAAAAGCTTTGGTATATAAACCACTTCTTAGTTTATATGATACTGATGTAGAAGGAAGTTATGAAGAGAGAGTAGAAGAGATACAAATGTTAATTGATGATGGCTTAAAACCAAACGGTTTTGTACAAGCAGGTTTTAATAATCTCAATTATCATTTAAATGCATATGGTGTAAATGAATTTGATTTTTATGATGTGTATTCTATTTGTAAATTGAAAGTTATATATCAAGTAGCAAAGACAAGACCAGAGGCTGGAGCTTTTGCCCCTTGTAGTTTGTATATGTACAAAAAATCTGGTGATGATAAAATACACTTAGGTTTTCCAAATGTATATAATTGGTTGAGTCTGTTAAATATCACTGATGAAACAGCAAAATTTGAGCTAGAAGATGCTCAAAGTAGAATGAATGAGATTTTAGAAATTGCTTTAGAGAATTAGTATTGTATTTTTATCATAGGTGGGGAAGATTAAGCTCCACCTTAGCTTAAATAGCCACTTTGTATGCTCTTATTACAAATCCTCTACTTACTTTTGAATAGATAGTGTAATTGACTGGTATTACATTGGTATTTTCACCTAATGTTTGTTTTATTTTCCAAGTAGCTTCTACAACTCTATGGCGAGAAAGTCCCATTGTTGCAAAATCAAGGAAATTTACTGTTTGTTCAGGATTTTTGATAAAAGATTTTAAAAAATCTATATCATCATCATTTACAACCCCTATTACTTCATATTTTGGGCTATTTGAATATTTTTCTAAAAATGTAGATAATGTATTAAGGCAACCATCAGGAACTTGAAATGAACCAACATTTGCAGTATAACACTTAAAAATATAAAAATCACTTTCTTCTGTTATAGGTTCTTTATGTTTTAAAGATTGAGGCATATTTGAAGTTTCATTAGTTGGAGTATATACAACTTGTTTTACGACAACCTCTTGCTTTGGAGATTGTTGAGAAGATTCTTTTTTATTTTTTTCTTGTAAAGCTTTTCTTATTTCGTTGATGGTATTTGTAAGCTCTTCAGTTTTTTGGATATAAAGTTCCTTTGTTATATAGTTGTTTAAGTCAATATCAGATTCCTTAGCAACCTCTTTTACAATAACTTCTTTATCACTTATCTTTGTACCAGCAAAAAAACTAATTCCCACAAGCACAATAGCCAATACAATATAAATCAGCAAAGAAAAACCAGATGATGAATGATTAACTGTACCACTAGCATTGGTTTGTGTATTTTGATTTTGTGTAGATGAGGATGATTTCTTTTCTGCTTGAGAGGCTAAATTTTCTTGAACTCTTTGTTCAAGCATTTTTTTTATACCTTCTTTATCGTCTAGTTTAAATTCCATAACAAACTCCTATGTATTGAGTGAAATCCTATCATATTCTTTATAAAAATGATATAAAATCTATTTTTTCTTTATCTCTAGTCTTTGTGGGCGTATTGATATATCTGTTATAACACCTTTGATATTAAGAACTTCTAATACACTATCAGCTATAGTTTGAGGTAATAAATAGGTATCATCACTATGTGATGGTTCAAATTTTAGGTTGTCATAAAAAGGGGTTTTTGTAATATCTGGGTTGATAGAAGTTACCCTTACACCACTTTTTCTTACTTCTTCAAAAAGACTAAGAGAAAAGTCCCTAAGTCCAGCTTTACTAGCTGTATAAGTAGCACTAAATTTAGAGTGTTTTGTAGCTTCTATGGAAGTTATATTTATAATATGCCCTTTTGTTTTTTTGAGACTTCTTAGAAAAAGGTTTGATAGTATAATAGGAGCTGTTAGATTTACTGCTATAAGCTGAGAGATGTTTTTTGGGTTTAGCTCTTCGTGTGGTTCAAACATCCCAAATCCAGCTGAGTTTATAAGCACATCTATATCATTAGATGCCAAAATATCTTTAGCTTCTTTTTCTATACTAGCAACATCCTCAAGCCTTGAAGTAAATGATATAATATAGTAACCATTTTTTTCTAAAACTTCAGCGATAGCTTTACCTATACCGCTACTACTTCCCGTGAGAACTACTTTTTTATCCATATAGTTTTTTATCCAAATTTATTAAAAAATCTATTAGTTTAGCATTATTAATATTTTCCTCTTTTGCAAATTGAATGGCATTTTTAATATTAATTGTTTTACAAAGTATTATTAAATAATCTAAAAAAGCAGGTAGTTTATGTTGTATAACATCCCATACTATATCTTCATCAATCCCAAAATAAGCATGGCTAATTTGATTTCTAAAATCTACAATTCTTCGATATTCTGATGAAATAGTATTTGTATTAATAAGTATTTTTGAGGCTTCTCCTATTATTTCCAATTCTCTTATGGAAGCATCCCAATTAATTTCACTATTTAAAAAATCCTGTGCATTTGTGAAGTTTTCAGTATATCTTGATATTTTATTACTTGCAATAAAAATATCTAATATATAAAGAGAAATATCTCTATACATAAATTATCTCATTTTTAACTTTATTTTCAATTAGTTTTCTTAGATTTTTTTCTAGCCCAAGATCAACTCTCTTTTCTAGTTTTGTTTCAAGGAATTCTTTTAAGTCGTAATATTTATCAAAATCAGATGGCATTTGTACAATAATATCAATATCACTACTTTCTTTTTGATTATCTGTCGCGTAGCTTCCAAATAATCCAATTTTTTCGACATCATACTTTTCTTTAAGTAGTTGTTTATGACTTGATAAAAAATTTAATACAAATGTTTTTGTCATAATACCATCCCTCAATTTGCAATTTTACGAATTATAACATATTTATACTATTTAGTTCTTTTCGTAATAATCCCTTTTTTGATTTGAAGTCTTATATAAAATATTGCACCCACAACCAATAGTACCAAAATTGATACAATAATAGTTTGTAAATACTCTTTAAGCATCACTTCATTATGCCCTATATAATATCCCAGAAGTGCCAAAATAGCTACCCAAATCCCAGCTCCAAGTGATGTATATATGCTAAATTTTAGTAAATCCATCCTTGCTAGACCTGCTGGAAGTGAGATATATTGTCTAACAGCAGGTATTAATCTTCCACTAAATGTAGAGATATGTCCGTGTTTTGCAAAGAAATCTTCCATTTTTTCCAAAGTTTGCTCTTTTATCAACACATATTTGCCATATTTTGCCAAAAATGCTCTACCAAAACGGATAGCCAGATAGTAGTTAAACAAAGCCCCAGCAAGACTCCCCCCAATACCACATGCAATTGCAAGAGCTAAATTCATCTCCCCTTTATAAGCAAGATACCCAGCAGGAATCATAACCACTTCAGATGGAAATGGGAAAAAAGAACTCTCCAAAAACATCATGACAAATATCCCAATATACCCCAAATCCCCAACAGTCTTAACTATCCAAGCAATAATCTCACCCATTCATATCCCCCATCTTAACTCTGAACCCTTCAACCTTTTTCATATAAGCTTCTTTCATAAACTCTTCAAATTGGTTGTTTGAGATATACTCATATCCAAAAACCTCTTTCCATAAACTTTCATCTTCCATGCAAAGATAAAAAAACACATCCTTATACCAAGGCTTGAAGCTTTCATAGGCATGCTTGAACATCTCTTTTTTTAGTTCTAGTGGATAGGAGTATTTACCATTTGCATCATCAAAAGGCATTTGTAATATCTTACTTTTTAATCCTCTTTGGCGAAGTTTCTTAAGAACAGGCTTTATAAAAGTAAGCGTACCAAATGAGACTAAAGCCACCATTTTTGGATCAAATTCTTTTATAAGTCTAGCATAAATCTTACCATATTCAAGTAAATAGTTTTCAAACACAACTATTGGATGAAAGTGAAAACCTACCAAAATGCCTTTACGCGATAGTTTAAGTGCTGATTGTATTCTACTGTCAAGGCTAGCACTTAAGTGTTCTTCATTATCTATTATGATTTGAGGATTTAGACTCCAAG contains:
- a CDS encoding DsrE family protein; translated protein: MRILVLLYVLVIVLNAQMVYSDPNPSFENPRKMIVQISSDSEEDIHHILGSINNIIKEYPTGTIEVAVICYYNGIRVLQKNEIEEIKVRIKSLQSYDVEFIACENTMFSKKLTRESFIDNIGFVKAGLAEVLERVVAGWVNIRP
- a CDS encoding DUF302 domain-containing protein yields the protein MRKIILSMIFISTFMFADDIYIYSIDNKDAKITPSVIEEAFKKAGFHISENRDMNDPFLKQFGDTDFSVYNLFTVINVNMIKTLLSKAPQSGAFAPQSMSIWTNKGDTSLNIAFLSKEAMANILSINTSTQEINDNEKLIKSVVESVMKGGSYKKVSYQKALVYKPLLSLYDTDVEGSYEERVEEIQMLIDDGLKPNGFVQAGFNNLNYHLNAYGVNEFDFYDVYSICKLKVIYQVAKTRPEAGAFAPCSLYMYKKSGDDKIHLGFPNVYNWLSLLNITDETAKFELEDAQSRMNEILEIALEN
- a CDS encoding SDR family NAD(P)-dependent oxidoreductase, with the protein product MDKKVVLTGSSSGIGKAIAEVLEKNGYYIISFTSRLEDVASIEKEAKDILASNDIDVLINSAGFGMFEPHEELNPKNISQLIAVNLTAPIILSNLFLRSLKKTKGHIINITSIEATKHSKFSATYTASKAGLRDFSLSLFEEVRKSGVRVTSINPDITKTPFYDNLKFEPSHSDDTYLLPQTIADSVLEVLNIKGVITDISIRPQRLEIKKK
- a CDS encoding DUF86 domain-containing protein, with translation MYRDISLYILDIFIASNKISRYTENFTNAQDFLNSEINWDASIRELEIIGEASKILINTNTISSEYRRIVDFRNQISHAYFGIDEDIVWDVIQHKLPAFLDYLIILCKTINIKNAIQFAKEENINNAKLIDFLINLDKKLYG
- a CDS encoding nucleotidyltransferase family protein, whose amino-acid sequence is MTKTFVLNFLSSHKQLLKEKYDVEKIGLFGSYATDNQKESSDIDIIVQMPSDFDKYYDLKEFLETKLEKRVDLGLEKNLRKLIENKVKNEIIYV
- a CDS encoding DedA family protein encodes the protein MGEIIAWIVKTVGDLGYIGIFVMMFLESSFFPFPSEVVMIPAGYLAYKGEMNLALAIACGIGGSLAGALFNYYLAIRFGRAFLAKYGKYVLIKEQTLEKMEDFFAKHGHISTFSGRLIPAVRQYISLPAGLARMDLLKFSIYTSLGAGIWVAILALLGYYIGHNEVMLKEYLQTIIVSILVLLVVGAIFYIRLQIKKGIITKRTK